The following are encoded together in the Cynocephalus volans isolate mCynVol1 chromosome 4, mCynVol1.pri, whole genome shotgun sequence genome:
- the LOC134376339 gene encoding olfactory receptor 52A1-like, with translation MTFSNITVFMPSVLTLIGIPGLEAVQRWIGIPFCAMYLIAMVGNSLLLTIIKSEPSLHEPMYIFLGMLAATDIALSSSIMPKMLGVFWFHMPEIYFDSCLLQMWLIHTFQCTESGILLAMALDRYVAICYPLRHVTIFTHQLVTQIGFVAVFRAATLVAPCLLLIKCRFQFYHTAVISHSYCEHMAIVKLAAGDVQVNKIYGLFVAFTVAGFDLTFITLSYIQIFITVFRLPQKEARFKAFNTCIAHICVFLQFYLLAFFSFFTHRFGSHIPPYIHILFSTMYLLVPPFLNPLVYGVKTKQIRTCVVEMFSSKNTP, from the coding sequence ATGACCTTTTCCAACATTACAGTCTTCATGCCTTCTGTGCTGACACTCATAGGGATCCCAGGCCTGGAAGCTGTGCAGAGGTGGATTGGGATTCCATTCTGTGCCATGTATCTCATAGCTATGGTTGGAAATTCCTTGCTTCTGACCATCATCAAATCGGAGCCCAGCCTCCATGAGCCCATGTACATATTCTTAGGCATGCTAGCAGCCACAGATATTGCTCTTTCTAGCAGCATTATGCCCAAGATGCTTGGTGTCTTCTGGTTTCATATGCCAGAAATCTATTTTGATTCTTGTTTGCTTCAAATGTGGCTCATCCACACATTCCAGTGTACAGAGTCAGGCATTCTGCTGGCCATGGCACTGGACCGTTATGTGGCCATCTGTTATCCTTTAAGACATGTCACTATCTTCACCCACCAGCTGGTCACCCAAATTGGTTTTGTGGCAGTATTCAGGGCTGCCACTCTTGTGGCCCCATGCCTCCTCCTGATAAAGTGCCGGTTTCAATTTTATCACACAGCAGTCATCTCCCACTCGTACTGTGAACACATGGCCATTGTGAAACTGGCTGCAGGAGACGTCCAGGTCAACAAAATCTATGGTTTGTTTGTGGCCTTCACTGTTGCAGGGTTTGACCTCACTTTCATCACATTGTCCTATATCCAGATATTTATCACAGTTTTTCGTTTGCCCCAGAAGGAGGCGAGGTTCAAGGCCTTCAATACCTGCATCGCTCACATCTGTGTCTTCCTTCAGTTCTACCTTCTTGCCTTCTTCTCCTTCTTCACACACAGGTTTGGTTCTCATATCCCCCCTTATATCCACATCCTGTTCTCTACCATGTACTTGCTGGTCCCTCCATTTCTCAATCCGCTTGTGTATGGTGTAAAGACCAAGCAGATCCGCACATGTGTGGTTGAAATGTTCTCTTCAAAAAATACACCTTGA